In Stieleria varia, one genomic interval encodes:
- a CDS encoding patatin-like phospholipase family protein, whose protein sequence is MSIESDSNREQISEPFSEPFSERASTLQDGIALCLSGGGYRAMLFHVGALLRLNELGILKQIDLISSVSGGSITAGVLGMNWSKLAFDCHGRATGMERLLVEPIMRLASTTIDRRAILLGLSFRASVSVRIARCYRSLFGQSTLQDLPDESIAPRFVINATSVQTGSLVRMSRSYLADYRVGLIHHPDVLLSQAVGASSAFPPFLSPATIELNPEDFDPGTAGDLFCPPFNQRMVLTDGGVYDNLGLETAWKNYSTVLVSDGGGKMQPHERPAANWAFHSKRILDVIDNQVRSLRKRQLLDSYRSCQREGTYWGIGSNTHNERLPDALPAPDDLTVAIAATPTRLKKLPESHQQRIINWGYAASDAAIRSRVSERVADDSPPPRFPYAIGLG, encoded by the coding sequence ACCATTTAGCGAACGGGCATCCACACTCCAGGACGGCATTGCACTGTGTCTCTCCGGCGGTGGGTACCGCGCGATGCTGTTCCACGTCGGGGCGTTGCTGCGTCTGAATGAACTCGGCATCCTGAAACAGATCGATTTGATCTCCAGTGTTTCAGGCGGATCGATCACTGCCGGCGTGTTGGGAATGAACTGGAGCAAGCTGGCCTTTGATTGTCATGGTCGCGCAACCGGCATGGAGCGGCTGCTTGTCGAGCCGATCATGCGATTGGCAAGTACGACCATTGATCGCCGTGCGATTTTGCTGGGTCTGTCGTTTCGAGCCAGCGTTTCCGTACGTATCGCGCGGTGTTATCGGTCGCTGTTCGGGCAGTCGACCTTGCAAGACCTGCCCGATGAATCCATCGCGCCGCGATTTGTGATCAATGCCACCAGCGTTCAAACCGGCTCCCTGGTGAGAATGTCACGCAGCTACCTGGCCGACTATCGCGTCGGGTTGATACACCATCCCGACGTGCTGTTGTCTCAAGCCGTCGGCGCGTCGTCTGCGTTTCCGCCGTTTCTGTCGCCTGCCACGATCGAGTTGAATCCAGAAGACTTTGATCCCGGCACCGCCGGAGATCTGTTTTGCCCACCGTTCAATCAACGGATGGTGTTGACCGATGGCGGTGTCTACGACAATTTGGGCTTGGAGACCGCGTGGAAGAACTACAGCACCGTGTTGGTCAGTGATGGAGGTGGCAAGATGCAACCTCACGAGCGACCCGCCGCGAACTGGGCGTTCCACTCCAAACGCATCTTGGACGTGATCGACAATCAAGTCCGTAGTTTACGTAAACGACAGTTGCTCGACTCATACCGCTCGTGTCAACGCGAGGGAACGTACTGGGGCATCGGTTCCAACACACACAACGAACGATTGCCCGATGCGTTGCCCGCGCCAGACGATTTGACCGTAGCGATCGCAGCAACACCGACGCGTTTGAAAAAGCTGCCAGAGTCACACCAACAGCGCATCATCAACTGGGGCTACGCGGCGAGCGACGCAGCGATACGATCACGGGTGAGCGAGCGAGTCGCCGACGACTCGCCGCCGCCGCGGTTCCCTTACGCCATCGGGCTGGGATGA
- a CDS encoding tRNA-binding protein: MSDYPYNFRVKISDTLVYLPKDIAAQLDFSKSKRLRIDGEINGVPMECGLMPDKGKWCFMVSKKLQKQCGISPGDMASVSFDVADSESVAVPTELQFALEANESAMSIWETWTAGKRRAQCLKVSAVKKVETRERRVEEVIALCLAELGMQTGVTGWQAFENVDMRAGTITAVDPFPKARKPAYQVTVDFGGELGIKRTSAQITENYTMDELLGRQIIGVVNIPPKQIGNFHSQFLIVGFYRKDGSVILAVPDSAVPNGAKLA; the protein is encoded by the coding sequence ATGAGTGACTATCCCTACAACTTCCGTGTCAAGATCAGCGACACGCTGGTTTACTTGCCCAAAGACATCGCCGCGCAATTGGACTTTAGCAAGTCCAAGCGATTGCGGATCGATGGTGAGATCAATGGTGTCCCGATGGAATGCGGATTGATGCCGGACAAGGGGAAGTGGTGTTTCATGGTGTCAAAGAAACTGCAAAAGCAGTGCGGGATCTCGCCGGGCGATATGGCAAGCGTCAGTTTCGATGTCGCGGACAGCGAATCGGTTGCCGTGCCGACGGAGTTGCAGTTTGCTTTGGAAGCGAACGAATCAGCGATGTCGATTTGGGAAACGTGGACAGCCGGCAAACGACGTGCTCAATGCCTAAAGGTTTCGGCGGTGAAAAAAGTCGAAACGCGAGAGCGTCGCGTCGAAGAAGTGATCGCGTTGTGCTTGGCAGAGTTGGGAATGCAAACCGGTGTCACCGGATGGCAAGCATTTGAAAACGTCGACATGCGTGCGGGCACCATCACGGCTGTCGATCCCTTCCCAAAGGCACGCAAACCGGCCTACCAGGTAACGGTCGACTTTGGCGGCGAACTCGGCATCAAACGCACGAGTGCTCAAATCACCGAGAACTATACAATGGATGAATTGCTCGGACGACAAATCATCGGCGTCGTGAACATCCCGCCAAAGCAGATCGGGAATTTCCATTCGCAGTTCTTGATCGTCGGGTTCTATCGAAAAGACGGATCGGTCATATTGGCGGTGCCGGACAGCGCCGTTCCCAACGGTGCGAAACTTGCCTAG
- a CDS encoding calcium-binding protein, translating to MFTKQQRKARRSRKIKHRNLRLEMLSQRQLMAADISFADGIIDIEGTNNRDIIQIDGSSTGLGYITIRNSSGNIVDDAYFWGPNFSEIHVRALGGHDHVENNTDISSKQWGGTGDDTLLGGTARDELRGDTGNDRLEGHDGNDYLSGWDDNDTILGGNGDDDIYGGAGDDWLYGGDGNDFLAGWTGVDRIYGQNDDDTLKGGDHDDRLYGGSGNDLLQGQAGNDYLYGNGDHDTLQGGDGDDYLSGSSGNDNLYGGKGEDDLNGGSGDDGLFGGADDDELNGGTGDDRFLVNRDANTGYIADILEDIAWNDARINFQDGEGRKFESSGDRWAEFADGSFTDAEIERVDLALAELHGLTGNTRLLKRANGGELTFERMGPRLKGNFTPNGYNNSLTGTVVLLDNGFAQTDDRLSQTVIHEVGHNFDNENLRWKQWKSISGWTKTVGKDKDDYRQSGDGTWFYKNTASFARNYGRFDPLEDFATYFAKTVMSMTGLTYDDDGSGGSDPLKDQFMMDFINDMKV from the coding sequence ATGTTCACCAAACAGCAACGCAAAGCCCGCCGATCTCGAAAGATCAAACACCGCAATCTTCGTCTGGAAATGCTCAGTCAGCGACAACTGATGGCGGCAGACATCAGTTTCGCCGACGGTATCATCGATATCGAAGGCACCAACAATCGCGATATCATTCAGATTGATGGATCGTCGACCGGACTCGGGTACATCACGATTCGGAATTCCAGCGGAAACATAGTGGACGACGCATATTTCTGGGGTCCAAACTTCAGTGAAATCCATGTGCGTGCGCTCGGTGGACACGATCACGTCGAGAACAACACCGATATCTCGTCCAAGCAATGGGGGGGCACGGGGGACGACACACTTCTCGGCGGAACAGCACGCGACGAATTGCGTGGTGACACCGGCAACGATCGTCTGGAGGGCCACGACGGAAACGACTATTTGTCGGGCTGGGACGACAACGACACCATCCTTGGCGGCAACGGAGACGATGACATCTACGGTGGTGCTGGAGATGATTGGTTGTACGGCGGCGATGGAAACGACTTTCTAGCCGGATGGACGGGCGTTGATCGCATTTACGGCCAGAACGACGACGACACTTTGAAAGGAGGTGATCATGACGATCGGCTCTACGGCGGTAGCGGCAACGACTTGCTGCAAGGTCAGGCGGGAAATGATTACCTGTACGGAAATGGAGATCATGACACGCTCCAAGGTGGCGATGGAGATGACTACCTCAGCGGCAGCAGTGGCAACGACAACCTGTACGGAGGCAAGGGAGAAGACGACCTCAATGGTGGCTCAGGTGACGATGGCCTGTTCGGAGGCGCTGACGACGATGAGTTGAACGGTGGCACAGGTGATGACCGTTTCCTAGTCAATCGCGATGCAAACACGGGATACATCGCAGACATCCTGGAAGACATCGCCTGGAACGATGCGAGAATCAACTTCCAAGATGGCGAAGGGAGGAAGTTTGAATCCTCCGGAGACCGCTGGGCAGAGTTTGCCGATGGCAGTTTCACGGACGCTGAAATTGAACGCGTCGATCTCGCACTGGCCGAACTCCATGGCCTCACCGGCAACACGCGACTGCTGAAACGTGCCAATGGCGGCGAGTTGACTTTCGAACGAATGGGACCTCGACTCAAAGGAAACTTCACGCCCAACGGATACAACAATTCGCTGACCGGCACGGTCGTGTTGCTGGACAACGGATTTGCCCAAACCGATGATCGCTTGTCGCAAACGGTCATCCACGAAGTGGGCCACAACTTTGACAACGAGAATCTCCGCTGGAAGCAATGGAAATCGATCAGCGGCTGGACCAAGACTGTCGGCAAAGACAAGGATGACTATCGGCAATCAGGCGACGGCACATGGTTCTACAAAAACACTGCCTCGTTTGCCCGCAACTATGGCCGCTTTGATCCACTGGAAGACTTCGCGACCTACTTCGCCAAGACTGTCATGTCGATGACCGGCTTGACCTACGACGACGACGGAAGCGGTGGCTCCGATCCATTGAAGGATCAGTTCATGATGGACTTCATCAATGACATGAAGGTCTGA
- a CDS encoding PhzF family phenazine biosynthesis protein — translation MSGILIWQVDAFADRPLAGNPAAVCILERYTSDEWMQGVASEMSLSETAFLVPISEVNCFQLRWFTPAAEVDLCGHATLAAAHILIQHRLIDSQSPIRFRTRSGELTCTSFGARITLDFPAMPATKEVDASTARTLLAALGIAQAVVMQSKFDLLVVVNESDTVTSLRPDFNALQQVETRGVMVTAPSQTADVDFISRYFAPRFGINEDPVTGSAHCCLAPYWAKQLGKTSLVGYQASARGGTVHCEVRGDRVRLTGNAVTVLEGRLMMDVPS, via the coding sequence ATGTCAGGCATTCTCATTTGGCAAGTCGACGCGTTTGCCGACCGGCCGCTGGCGGGTAATCCGGCTGCCGTTTGCATTCTCGAGCGTTATACGAGCGACGAGTGGATGCAGGGTGTCGCTTCTGAGATGAGTCTGTCCGAGACCGCGTTCCTGGTTCCCATCAGTGAAGTAAATTGTTTTCAACTGCGTTGGTTCACACCAGCAGCCGAAGTCGACCTTTGTGGTCACGCGACACTCGCTGCCGCACACATATTGATTCAGCACCGACTGATCGATAGTCAGTCGCCGATTCGCTTTCGAACTCGTAGCGGTGAGTTGACGTGCACGTCCTTTGGTGCGCGGATCACGCTTGATTTTCCGGCAATGCCGGCGACAAAGGAAGTGGATGCTTCGACCGCCAGAACTCTGCTCGCGGCGCTCGGTATCGCCCAAGCCGTTGTGATGCAGTCCAAGTTTGACCTGTTGGTCGTTGTCAACGAGAGCGATACGGTGACCTCGTTGCGTCCAGACTTCAACGCTCTGCAGCAGGTCGAAACGCGGGGCGTGATGGTAACTGCGCCCAGCCAAACTGCCGACGTTGACTTCATCTCTCGATACTTCGCCCCACGCTTTGGCATCAACGAGGACCCGGTCACCGGATCGGCCCATTGCTGTCTCGCACCCTACTGGGCCAAACAGCTCGGCAAGACTTCGCTCGTCGGCTATCAAGCATCAGCCAGGGGCGGGACCGTCCACTGTGAAGTCAGAGGTGACCGCGTGCGATTGACCGGAAATGCGGTGACCGTTTTGGAAGGTCGATTGATGATGGATGTACCAAGCTAG
- a CDS encoding HD domain-containing protein has protein sequence MQGQAAGHGMDHVLRVLRSARLIQAQAGGDLEVIELAALLHDVGDAKFHDGVERSAEFAREILSGLGASEKLIEHVAHIVDNISFRKGDRASALSLEGKIVQDADRLDALGAIGIVRTIEYGAAFGQPFYLPDADGVKTGIGHFHEKLFKLKDLLNTDAARQMAEQRESFMQSFLDQFMRECGLSI, from the coding sequence ATGCAAGGGCAGGCAGCCGGGCACGGCATGGACCACGTCCTACGGGTGCTTCGTTCGGCGAGGTTGATTCAAGCACAAGCCGGCGGTGACCTGGAAGTCATTGAGTTGGCGGCTTTGCTGCACGATGTCGGTGACGCCAAGTTTCATGATGGCGTCGAGCGCAGCGCGGAGTTTGCTCGTGAGATCTTGAGCGGGTTGGGGGCGAGTGAAAAATTGATCGAGCATGTCGCCCATATCGTCGACAACATCTCGTTCCGGAAAGGTGACCGTGCCAGTGCACTGTCGCTGGAAGGCAAGATCGTTCAGGACGCAGATCGGCTGGATGCTCTTGGGGCAATCGGGATTGTGCGTACGATCGAGTACGGCGCCGCGTTTGGTCAGCCATTCTATTTACCTGACGCCGACGGCGTAAAAACCGGGATCGGACACTTTCACGAAAAATTGTTCAAACTCAAGGACTTGCTGAACACCGACGCTGCTCGCCAGATGGCCGAACAACGAGAGTCCTTCATGCAGTCCTTTCTGGACCAGTTCATGCGTGAGTGTGGGTTGAGTATCTAG
- a CDS encoding DNA alkylation repair protein: MTAKQVLSALRAVAREDKASFLPGFFQAVPGGYGEGDRFLGCVVPDQRKVARQFRDLSTDQLLKLFASPWHECRLTGMFILVGQFEGAAKHNNPHRDFECRQIVEVYLKNLDAVNNWDLVDATAPKILGPWLVDNPDERQVLDRLATSEVLWQRRVAVLATYALIRNDEFKEILRLAEMLVDDEHDLMHKAIGWMLREMGNRDISRLEKFLNKHAKTMPRTMLRYSIEKMSREDRTKWMTQ; this comes from the coding sequence ATGACGGCCAAACAAGTACTGTCGGCACTACGGGCGGTCGCTCGGGAGGACAAGGCATCGTTCCTGCCCGGCTTCTTTCAGGCCGTGCCGGGAGGTTATGGCGAAGGTGACCGGTTCCTCGGATGCGTGGTACCGGATCAACGCAAGGTGGCTCGGCAGTTTCGTGATCTGTCGACGGACCAATTGCTGAAACTGTTCGCATCACCCTGGCATGAATGTCGACTGACGGGAATGTTCATTTTGGTGGGACAGTTCGAGGGTGCCGCCAAGCACAACAATCCTCATCGTGATTTTGAATGTCGCCAGATCGTTGAGGTTTATCTCAAGAACCTTGATGCGGTGAACAATTGGGATCTCGTAGACGCAACGGCTCCCAAGATTCTCGGACCGTGGTTGGTCGACAATCCGGACGAGCGGCAGGTTCTCGATCGACTCGCGACCAGCGAGGTGCTGTGGCAAAGACGAGTGGCTGTCCTGGCGACATACGCGTTGATTCGAAACGATGAATTCAAGGAAATCCTTCGGCTAGCCGAAATGCTTGTTGACGACGAACATGACTTGATGCACAAAGCGATCGGATGGATGTTGCGTGAGATGGGCAATCGCGATATTTCCCGTCTGGAGAAATTCCTGAACAAGCACGCCAAGACGATGCCTCGAACCATGCTTCGCTATTCCATCGAAAAAATGTCACGGGAAGACCGAACGAAATGGATGACTCAGTGA
- a CDS encoding endonuclease/exonuclease/phosphatase family protein: MLLPRLILVLWLIVPQLAAAEPEQPQRIRILSYNIHHAEGVDGKLDLERIAKVIRESQADVVALQEVDHIVHRSGSEDQPKQLAQQLGMHHVFGGNIELQGGRYGNALLSRFPITSSVNHLLPNTGGGEQRGVLQVELALPQSQRLTVLATHFDHRPDPAQRLDSAKFINTLAESISGHAVCLAGDLNAVPTSSVLEELRNHWSRSSREEHFTIPVAQPTRQIDFVMPARSSFNGDFGIRVLATKVLDEATASDHRGIWVDMELYRKVSLDEPVSRIAFGSCIKQDLDCPILETISDQHPELVLFLGDNIYGDTSDIGLLRQKYAKLGDKPEFQRLVAAARVMATWDDHDYGLNDGGNDFEIRDESQAAFMDFWQVPQQSPRRKSPGVYDASVFGPPDKRLQVIMLDTRYFRSPLKKGEKRVGGVYEPDDAADKTMLGEAQWAWLAKQLRQPAEVRLVVTSIQCIASSAGQETWANLPRERQRLFDLIKQTQAKGIVLLSGDRHWSELSRLDKSIVGYPLYELTSSSFNQNHPRGTPTENHYRADPKTYHRPNYGLIEIDWSGPSPSIRLQIRNLQSTVEIEKRLP, encoded by the coding sequence ATGTTACTCCCTCGGTTGATCTTGGTTCTGTGGCTGATTGTCCCGCAGCTCGCAGCTGCCGAACCAGAGCAACCGCAACGAATCCGAATCCTTTCGTACAACATTCACCATGCGGAAGGTGTCGATGGCAAACTGGACCTGGAACGTATCGCCAAGGTGATCCGTGAATCACAAGCCGACGTCGTCGCTCTGCAAGAAGTCGATCATATCGTTCATCGCAGCGGTAGCGAGGACCAACCGAAGCAGTTGGCGCAACAGTTGGGCATGCACCATGTTTTTGGTGGCAACATCGAATTGCAAGGTGGCCGGTATGGAAACGCGTTGCTGTCGCGATTTCCCATCACGTCATCGGTCAACCATTTGCTGCCCAATACAGGTGGTGGAGAACAACGCGGCGTTTTGCAAGTGGAACTGGCATTGCCCCAGTCGCAACGTCTGACCGTTCTCGCGACACACTTTGATCATCGGCCTGATCCAGCGCAGCGACTAGACAGTGCAAAGTTCATCAACACGCTGGCAGAATCCATCTCCGGCCATGCGGTTTGCTTGGCGGGCGATCTCAACGCAGTGCCGACAAGTTCGGTGTTGGAGGAGCTGAGGAATCACTGGTCTCGATCCAGCCGAGAGGAGCATTTCACCATCCCTGTTGCTCAGCCAACGAGGCAGATCGACTTTGTCATGCCAGCGCGTTCGTCATTCAATGGGGATTTTGGCATCCGTGTTCTTGCAACGAAGGTGCTTGATGAAGCGACGGCGTCGGATCATCGCGGGATTTGGGTTGACATGGAACTGTATCGCAAAGTGTCGCTCGATGAACCCGTATCTCGAATTGCGTTCGGCTCCTGCATCAAACAGGATCTCGACTGTCCGATCCTTGAGACCATTTCGGACCAGCACCCCGAATTGGTTCTGTTCCTTGGCGACAACATCTACGGAGACACGAGCGACATCGGGTTACTAAGGCAGAAGTACGCGAAGCTTGGCGACAAGCCCGAGTTTCAACGATTGGTGGCTGCCGCTCGTGTAATGGCCACATGGGATGATCACGACTACGGTCTCAATGATGGTGGCAATGACTTTGAAATTCGCGACGAGTCACAGGCCGCATTCATGGATTTTTGGCAGGTGCCCCAGCAATCGCCTCGCCGCAAGTCGCCGGGTGTCTACGATGCCTCGGTTTTTGGTCCTCCGGACAAACGATTGCAAGTCATCATGTTGGACACACGCTATTTTCGCTCGCCTCTGAAGAAAGGTGAAAAACGCGTTGGAGGTGTTTACGAGCCTGATGATGCTGCCGACAAAACGATGCTTGGTGAAGCCCAGTGGGCTTGGCTGGCTAAGCAGCTGCGGCAGCCGGCTGAAGTACGTCTGGTCGTGACCAGCATTCAGTGCATCGCATCCTCGGCGGGTCAGGAAACCTGGGCGAATCTGCCTCGTGAGCGTCAGCGTTTATTCGACCTGATCAAACAAACGCAGGCGAAGGGCATCGTGCTGTTGAGCGGCGATCGGCATTGGTCAGAGCTTTCACGCTTGGATAAATCCATCGTCGGCTATCCGTTGTACGAGCTGACGTCCAGCAGTTTCAATCAGAACCATCCTCGCGGGACACCGACCGAGAATCATTATCGTGCCGATCCCAAGACGTATCATCGACCCAACTATGGCTTGATTGAAATCGATTGGTCTGGACCATCACCATCGATTCGATTGCAAATTCGCAACCTGCAATCAACGGTGGAAATCGAAAAGAGGTTGCCGTAG
- a CDS encoding serine/threonine-protein kinase, with protein MSIRQKKLPIQALERIDDLCADFERHWQSSDPPSIESFLNEEFSSTEREVLLAELIVLDIDYRRRRGESPTRQSYLDRFSDDATTVNAALDEALNDAGDGDNKSNGSFEPPSISHLSELFPSLEIIQLVGAGGMGAVYKARQSGLDRFVALKILPQEFGHDVKFALRFTREARTLAKLNHPNIVSVYEFGNVQDTYYFLMEFIDGSTLRDVVRAGQLAPEHALAIVPHLCDALQYAHDKAIIHRDIKPENILIGVDGAVKIADFGLSRILGSESQQDCLTGTHQVMGTPRYMAPEQMEGSHGVDHRADIYSLGVVFYEMLTGELPIGRFAAPSKKVEIDVRLDEVVLRTLEKEPQRRYQRASQIKSDVQSITSTRNPAFASTLVGETSSPEATGESQSPDLEQQELAGRLLLTRRQLLDRVEKSLQPLFHGQMLQVFIGVVLIALGAYCWAPNTHVPHRLISGVILHVYGVLVMSQALLVCTRIRRLDYSKPISDIRVKLDSVRSGYLRAGVLIGFIWWLMWIPLAVAVGLDAVVLYPQSFIFSLAIGIIGFVVSVWLYWRALRPGNPSSEEWRTKLSGSSIAAAYLALDEIQNAKIT; from the coding sequence ATGAGCATCCGACAGAAAAAACTACCGATCCAAGCCCTGGAACGCATTGACGATCTGTGCGCCGATTTTGAACGGCACTGGCAATCAAGCGATCCGCCCTCGATCGAGTCATTCCTCAACGAGGAATTCTCATCCACCGAGCGAGAAGTGTTGCTGGCTGAGCTGATCGTTCTGGACATCGACTATCGACGACGTCGCGGTGAATCACCGACAAGACAAAGTTACCTCGACCGTTTTTCAGACGATGCCACGACCGTCAACGCAGCATTGGACGAAGCGTTGAATGATGCGGGAGACGGGGACAACAAATCGAACGGATCGTTTGAGCCGCCGAGCATCAGCCATCTCAGCGAGCTGTTTCCGAGCCTTGAAATCATTCAGCTCGTTGGCGCCGGCGGAATGGGCGCGGTGTACAAGGCTCGCCAATCTGGACTCGATCGCTTCGTCGCACTGAAGATTTTGCCGCAGGAATTCGGACACGACGTCAAATTCGCGTTGCGATTCACACGCGAAGCTCGCACGTTGGCAAAGCTGAATCACCCCAATATCGTTTCCGTCTACGAATTCGGAAACGTCCAAGACACATACTACTTTCTCATGGAGTTCATTGATGGCTCCACACTCCGGGATGTCGTGCGTGCGGGACAGTTGGCACCCGAACATGCCCTGGCGATTGTTCCTCACCTATGCGACGCATTGCAGTATGCACACGATAAAGCCATCATTCATCGTGATATCAAACCGGAAAACATCCTGATCGGCGTCGACGGCGCAGTAAAGATCGCCGATTTTGGGCTCTCTCGAATCCTCGGCAGCGAGAGCCAACAGGATTGCTTGACGGGAACGCATCAAGTCATGGGGACACCACGGTACATGGCTCCCGAACAGATGGAAGGTTCACACGGCGTCGATCACCGTGCGGACATTTATTCCCTCGGGGTGGTGTTCTACGAGATGCTGACAGGCGAGCTGCCCATTGGACGGTTTGCGGCACCATCCAAGAAAGTTGAAATTGATGTGCGGTTGGATGAAGTGGTTTTGCGAACGCTGGAAAAGGAACCGCAACGCCGTTACCAGCGTGCCAGTCAAATCAAGTCCGACGTGCAATCGATCACGTCGACCCGAAACCCCGCGTTCGCAAGCACCCTGGTCGGCGAAACAAGCTCCCCCGAAGCGACCGGAGAATCCCAGTCGCCGGACTTGGAGCAACAGGAGCTGGCCGGCAGGCTGTTGCTGACCCGCCGTCAGTTGTTGGATCGCGTCGAGAAATCACTGCAACCGCTTTTTCACGGCCAGATGCTGCAGGTGTTCATCGGAGTTGTACTGATCGCGTTGGGAGCGTACTGCTGGGCTCCCAACACTCACGTTCCGCATCGCCTTATCAGCGGAGTCATCTTGCACGTCTACGGTGTGCTCGTGATGTCACAAGCGTTGTTGGTGTGCACCAGAATCCGACGACTGGACTACTCCAAACCCATCTCAGATATTCGCGTCAAACTCGACAGCGTGCGTTCCGGGTATTTGCGCGCCGGCGTTCTGATCGGATTCATCTGGTGGTTGATGTGGATCCCGCTTGCGGTTGCCGTAGGACTTGACGCCGTGGTGCTGTATCCGCAATCGTTTATCTTCTCTCTGGCCATCGGGATCATCGGATTCGTGGTCTCCGTCTGGCTGTACTGGCGTGCTCTCAGACCGGGCAATCCGTCGTCCGAAGAATGGCGGACAAAGTTGTCTGGCAGCAGTATCGCAGCCGCCTATCTCGCTTTGGACGAAATCCAAAACGCAAAGATCACTTGA
- a CDS encoding ECF-type sigma factor: MSKSTNVSHWIDLVKAGDSAAANHIWQHYFDRLVRSVRARLRGQNRAVSDEEDIVLSVFDSFYDAAENGRFPDMADRDDLWKLLLRMSARKVIDKRRQDLRQRRGGNVTLHSLHHEREDGHVMEAIGDEPTPEMVLMMQESVEQVFSHLGVGQLRDLAVAKLEGYTNAELAQRFGCSERTIERRLNLIREKCQQELVDPHEHPTEKTTDPSPGTH; this comes from the coding sequence ATGTCCAAAAGCACGAACGTCAGCCACTGGATCGATTTGGTGAAAGCAGGTGATTCGGCTGCCGCTAATCACATTTGGCAGCACTACTTTGACCGTCTCGTGCGTTCGGTTCGAGCCCGCTTGCGTGGCCAGAACCGGGCCGTATCGGATGAGGAGGACATCGTTCTGAGCGTTTTCGACAGTTTCTACGACGCCGCTGAGAACGGGCGTTTTCCTGACATGGCCGACCGAGACGATCTTTGGAAATTGTTGCTACGCATGTCAGCTCGCAAAGTAATCGACAAACGCCGGCAAGATCTACGGCAGCGACGCGGTGGAAACGTGACGCTCCATTCACTCCACCACGAGAGGGAGGATGGACACGTCATGGAAGCCATCGGAGACGAACCGACACCGGAAATGGTGCTGATGATGCAGGAATCGGTGGAACAGGTTTTTTCTCATTTGGGTGTCGGGCAGCTTCGCGATTTGGCGGTAGCCAAGTTAGAAGGGTACACCAACGCCGAGCTCGCTCAGCGATTTGGCTGCTCTGAACGGACGATCGAACGTCGTCTGAACCTGATCCGAGAAAAATGTCAGCAGGAATTGGTTGACCCCCATGAGCATCCGACAGAAAAAACTACCGATCCAAGCCCTGGAACGCATTGA
- a CDS encoding PA4780 family RIO1-like protein kinase, translated as MKVPRRIEPLIEDGLVDQVLGSLMSGKEAQVFLVRCGDEIRCAKVYKDIAKRSFKNAVQYQEGRKIRNSRRQRAIEGRSKYGRDQQEVIWQRAEVDALYKLADAGVRVPKPYGLFDGVLLMELITDGNGGVAPRLNDITLSAEQAVTDHATVMTYVLRMLCAGLVHGDLSEFNVLQDENGPVIIDFPQVVNASGNNNAKTMLQRDVRNITQYYAQFAPELAETHYAEEMWELHEKSELNPDQKLTGKFTFSTEAADVDSVLNMIDLALEDELDRQNRADNG; from the coding sequence TTGAAAGTCCCTCGGCGTATCGAACCACTTATCGAAGACGGGCTGGTCGACCAAGTCCTCGGCTCATTGATGAGCGGCAAAGAAGCACAGGTGTTCCTGGTTCGTTGCGGCGATGAGATTCGCTGCGCCAAGGTGTACAAGGACATCGCCAAACGCAGTTTCAAGAACGCGGTGCAGTATCAGGAGGGAAGGAAGATCCGGAACAGTCGTCGCCAACGAGCGATCGAGGGTCGTTCCAAGTATGGCCGAGATCAACAGGAAGTGATTTGGCAGCGGGCCGAAGTGGATGCGTTATACAAGCTCGCTGATGCTGGAGTCCGGGTCCCCAAGCCGTATGGTCTTTTTGACGGCGTCTTGTTGATGGAGCTGATCACGGATGGAAACGGTGGCGTGGCACCGCGTTTGAATGACATTACCCTGTCGGCCGAACAAGCCGTAACGGATCACGCCACGGTCATGACCTACGTCTTGCGGATGCTGTGTGCCGGATTGGTGCACGGGGATCTGTCCGAGTTCAATGTACTGCAAGATGAAAACGGACCCGTCATCATCGACTTTCCGCAAGTCGTCAATGCGTCAGGCAACAACAATGCAAAGACCATGTTGCAACGTGATGTCCGAAACATCACGCAGTACTATGCACAGTTTGCTCCGGAGCTGGCGGAGACTCACTACGCCGAGGAAATGTGGGAACTGCACGAAAAGAGTGAACTGAACCCCGACCAAAAACTGACAGGAAAATTCACCTTCTCAACGGAGGCAGCCGACGTCGACTCCGTACTGAACATGATCGACCTTGCGTTGGAAGACGAACTGGACCGACAAAACCGTGCGGATAACGGCTGA